The genomic region GCGGGCTTGGCCTCGGGAGCCGGAGCGGCGTCCTTCGCCTCTCCCTGTTTGGCGCCCTTCTCTTCGGCGGGGGCGGGCTGCGCCTCAGGAGCCGAGGCCGGCGCTTCCTCTTTTACTTCTTTCTTCTCGTCGGCCGGAGCGGGTTTCGCCTCTTCGGGCTTCGCTTCTTCCGGCTTTACGTCGTCGGAGGGCGCTGCGCTCTCTGCTTTCTGGGGTTCGACGACGCCTCTGTTGTTCTCGGCCTCTTCCTGAGCTTTAGCGGCTTTTTCGGCCTCTTCCTTAACTATTTTGTCCATCTCGGAAGCGCTCGGATTCTTTTTCTGCGCGCTCCCTTCGGCCGGAGCGGCTTCGCTCTTCTCTTCGGGAGCCTTGTTCTCTTCTTCCTTCACCGCGGCGGCCTCGCCCTCCGCGGGCTTTGCTTCGTTGGTCGAAGCGTCCGCCGGCTCGGCGTCCTGCTGAGGCTTATTCTCGCCGCCGTCCTGCTGCTGCGCGGGAGCCGTGTCTTCCGACACGCCAGTATTCGCCTTTTTGAATGCCTGTACCTGTGCCAGCAGGGACGCATAGGCGTCGCTGTTCTCTTTCTGATCCTCGGAGGTCGCCGCCGTTACCGGGACGGCTCCGCCGATAAGCGCGGCTGCTAGCGCCAGCATGATTATTTTTTTCAAATTAACATCTCCTTAATCCTCAGTTTCCGTCGCCGCATACTTTTGCGGCCTGTCGCTTACTGTCGACGCGCGAATTATAGCACAAATCTCCCGATAATCTCTTTATCGGCGCGTCATTTCCAATTGTCGTATATCCATTTCGCGGCGCGCTTCGCCTCGTTGAATTCCTCCGCGGGTCCGTCCCCTTCGCCCCGCGGCTCCGCGCTTTCCCTGCGCAGCCGCATCCAGTCGCTGTATTCGACGAGGGAGCCGTTTCTTGCGAAGTGGTCGAAGACAAGGTCGAATTTCGGGATTCCCCACAGAGCGGAGGGCGGCAGAGCTCCGGCGTTGACGAGAGCCGCGGTCGCCCTCTGGAGCAGCCCCTTGACTCCTCCTTTGTGGTCGACGCGCAGCAGCACCGCGCGGTGCCCGCCGGTTATCGTCTCCGAGACCATGTTGACCGAGTCCTCCGTGCAGAAGACCTCGGTGGAGAAGCCGAGCATCGCGGGGATCGGGTTGAATTCGTCCTCCGACGCGACGAGCAGATATTTCACCGCGTGCGAGTGCTGTGCGAGCGTCCTGACGACCTTCTCGGCCGCGGCGCTCGTGCGGCGCGACGTCGTGATGAAGATGTCGGCTCCGGAGTGCTGTGCTAAGTTCAAAATCTGCCCGAGGCGCCTTTTCACCCACTGCGGCGTCACCGAGTAGTTCGCGTCGTCGCCGCCGACGAGGATCGACCACTTTTCGCGCGCGGCGGAAGGATGCTCGGAAAGCAGAGCCTGCGCTTCCTTCTTCAGCCTTTCTTTTATGACGTAGTTCGGAGAGCCGAGGGTCACGAATATGTTCGGCTTTCTCTCTGGGCAGTCGTGCTCGGGAACGATCGCGAAATCGAAGGGTTCCGTGCCTATCGCGCTCGGCGTCATAACGGTGGCGCACGCGCAGCGCCAGATGTAGCCGAGAGCGATGTTGTAAGGGGCCGCGGTGCTGCCGGCCGATATTATCAACACGCTGCCCGCGCCCTCCTGCACGTTGCGCTCGGCGAACCACTGGCCGACGCGGCGTATCAGCGCGTCTCCGTCCGACGCGGCGAGCCAGTCGCGCGCGTCTCGTCTCGTGCCTCCGGCGAGCACTCGGCTTGCGGCCTTCGCGCGGGCCTTGGCCGCGCCCGTGAGCAGAGGCACCTCGCTTTCGAGTATCTCGGCGCCCGTGAGGCGCGAGAGCCAGTAGGCGACGCCGCGGCTCTGATTGACGTGCCCGCGTATGCCGTCGCTCAATATTATGATCACCCTCAGCGCGTCTCCGGAGTTCATCTTTCTTCGTTTTTCCTGCGCGCGAATATGCGCCGCACCTCTTCGAGGTCCTCCGGCGTGTTGACGTTCGGCCCCTCCGAGGGATATTTCGTCGCTATGACGGCCATCGAATAGCCGTGCTCGAGTATGCGCAGCTGCTCGAGACTCTCCGTCTTCATCAGCGGCGTCGCCGGAAGCTTTACGAACTTGAGCAGGAATTCTTTCGTGAAGGCGTATATGCCGAGATGCTCCCATACCGCGCAGCCTGCGTCGCTGCGGCGGAATGGTATCGGCGAACGGCTGAAGTAGAGCGCGCGCCCGTTCAGCGCGCGGACGACTTTCACGATGTTGGGGTTGAGGAAGTCCTCTTCTTTTTTTATCGGCACGCACACCGTAGCGGAATCGGCGCTACCGTCGCCGGAGATTCCGCAGGCGAGCTCGCGCAGCATGCGCGGGTCTAGCAGAGGCTCGTCCCCCTGTATGTTTATCACGTAGTCCGCGTCCACCTTCGCCGCTATTTCGGCGACGCGACTCGAGCCGTCGGGGTGGTCGGTGCGCGTCATCAGCACGTCGGCGCCGAATTTTTCAGCCGCGTCGTATATTCTGCTGTCGTCCGTGGCTATCACGACGCGGAAAAATACGTCGGACGCCAGCGCGCGACGGTACACCTGTTCGATCATCGTCCTGCCGCCTATTTCGAGAAGGGGCTTCCCGGGCAGCCGCGACGACGCGTAGCGTGCCGGAATCACCCCCAAAAATTTTTTAGCCTTCATCCGCGCGCCTCCTGCCATTCGCGGAATTTGGCGAGCATCCTGCCGCGGTCGAGCGGACGCACGTTTTTCACTATCCACTCGCGCATCGCCTTTCCATCGTCGGTCTCCTGCTTATAGCTCATGAAGTCGAGCCCTATGCCGAGCGCGTCGGCTATTTTCAGCGCGAAAGCCGGCCATATCATGCCGATGTCGCCAATGACGGGCAGGCTTCCCTCGTGGCGCGCGAAGGCGGACATTTCCATGCGGAAGGGGATCTTCGATATTTTCGTCTTGGGCAGCCCCTTGTCGATGGCCTCCTGAATCATCGCGCTCGACCTCTGAAGGTCCTGGGCGCGGCGGAGGTTTTCGTCGAGGTCGAAGCGGATCAGCGTCTTCCCCCTGAGGCTGTAGACGGGCTGCCCCTGCCACCACGACCAGATGCCGTGCCCGGTATAGGTCTCGAAGGGGCCGTCGTGTATCTCCTGGGTCAGGGCCACGGCGGATTCTATTATCACGTCCGAGGAGCCGAGCATCGCCGATATGCGGCGCGAGCGCTCAGTGACGGGTATGCTGTCGCCGACCGCCATGCCGACGTGTCCGCCGCCGACGAGCTGCGGGATCGTTACGAGCACGGGCACGCCCTTTTCCGCGCCGGCGCCGAGCATAGTGCGCCTGTCGCACCCCCAGCCCGCGACCGCCTCGAAGGGCAGGCCGGACTGGCGGCAGAGCGAATGGATTTCCTCGGCCAGCTTTTCCGTGCGCAGCCCCATCGGGTACGCCATGTTCGCGGCCGCCTTTATCACGAAATGCCCCTCCGCGTCATGGCGTTTCGCTAAAAGCTCCCTGTCGAGAATCATCTCTTTTGAAAGCTCGTCGAGCTCTTCGTCCGTCATGTCGGTAAATTCGAAGACGTTCCCGCGGGGCATGAATTTCTCGTCGAGCCCAAGCTGCGCGGCGCCGCACATCTTCACGCGGTCTAAGGCGCCGCCCATCTCGTGGCTTATCACGGCCGAGCTCGTCGTCACTCCGTCGACGACGCCCTTTTCGATAAGCTCCGCTATCAGCGTCGTAACGCCTTCGTGGAGATTCGGGCCGCTTCCGGTCACCACCGCGACTTTCCCGCCGCGTTTCTTCACCGCGGCGACCCTTTCGGCCGCGGCGTCGAGCGTCTCTTTAGAGCGCTCGTCGAGTTCGCCGTAGAATTTTTGAATAAGCTCGCGGTTTATCTTTGCCGTCATCTATTTTCCTCCCGTGCCAACGAATTTTTTATTATTTTCCACGCGCGCGCCGAAGCGCCGCGCGATTTTTCAAAGTATCGGCGGCTGAGCTCAAGCCGCTTCGCGCCCTCTTCCGCGGCCGCGACCCTGAGCCAGGCGTCGGCGAGCTCTTTTTCGTCCGCTACCTGATCCGCCGCCCCCATCGCGAGGAAGGCCCGCGAGGCCTGGGCGAAATCCTCCATATGGGGGCCGTACTGTACCGGCACGCCCCACGAGAAGGGCTCCAGGATGTTCTGCCCGCCGTCGTCGGTGAAGCTGCCGCCGACGAAGGCCGCGCGCGCCGTGCCGTACAGCTCGAAGAGCACGCCTATTTTGTCTACGATAAGTATATCCCACTCCGGCGTAAGTTGTGACAATTTTGCGAAAACGTATTTTGGAGGAATCAGACGGCAGACCGCGTCGGACCTTTCCGGATGGCGCGGGGCTATTATGAGCCGCGCGTCCGGAAGCGCGCCGCGCAGGCTTTCGAAGGCGGCGAGCGCCTTTTCGTCCTCGCCCGCGTGCGTGCTCCCGGCCATGAATATCGGGCGCTCCGCGCCGAATTTTTCGAGCCATTCGTCCCGCGCGGAAAAGTCTTTGCGCGCGAGCAGGGCGTCGACCTTCCCGTCACCGGTGACGTGCAGCTTGGCCGCGTCTACGCCGATCGACGAAAGGCGGCGCGCGTCCTCTTCGTCGCGCAGCAGGATCTTGTCGAAAAGGGAGTACGCCCGCGCGGCGATACGCTTAGAGAGGGCGCCGCTTATGCGCCTCCATGTCCTGTCCGATATCCTCCCGTTGACGAGGAAGGCCGGCACGCCGCGCTCCCTGCATTCGCCGAGCATGTTGGGCCACAGCTCCGTCTCGGCCGCGACGAAAGCGGCGGGGCGCAGCGAATCGAGGGCGCGCCGGACGAATTTCGTCTTGTCCCACGGGTAATAGATGTGGAAATCGTAGAGCCCTGAGCAGAGGCGCTCCGCCATCGCGCGTCCGGTCTGGGTCGTCGTCGAAAGGACGATTTTGCCGCCGTATCCCTCCTCGCGCGCCGCCTTTATGAAGGGCGCCGCGGCCTGCGCCTCGCCGACCGAGACGGCGTGTACCCAAAGAGGGCGCTCTCCGCGGAGCAGCGAAATTTTTTCCGCAGGGATGATCCCCTGCCGTTCGTCGTTGCCCTCGCTGTACTTCGCTTTGAGGGAATCCTGCGACAGCGCGAAGAAGGCGTCTATCGAAAGTCCGTAGAGGGCGCGCAGCAGAGACAGTTACGCCACCCCCGCCTTTAGTATTTCGTGTATGTGCACCATGCCGACGGGCTTGCCCTCCTGGACGACTATCAGAGCGGAGACCTCCCACTGCTCGACGATGCGCACGGCCTCCGCCGCGAGGCGGTCAGGCGCTATCACGCGCGGATGGGTCGTCATCGCGCGCGAGACAGGGAGATCGAGCCCCTCGAGCCCCTCTTTTTCGATGAAGCGGCGCAGGTCTCCGTCGGTGAAGACGCCGACGAGCTTTCCTTCGTCGTCCACCACCGCGGTCGCGCCGTAGCCCTTGCTCGTTATGTCGAAGAGCGCGTCGCGCACTCTCGCCCCTTGGTTCGTGATCGGCATCCTCTCGCCCGTGCCCATGAGGTCGGAGACGCGCAGCAGCAGCCGCTTGCCGAGGGAGCCTCCCGGATGGAAGAGCGCGAAGTCTTCCTTCTGCAGCCCGAGCAGCAGTGTGGCCGTGCCGGCGACGGCGTCGCCGAGCGCCATCTGCAGCGTCGTGCTGCTCGTGGGCGCGAGTTTCAGCGGGTCCGCCTCGCTCTCGACGTGGCAGTTCAAAACGATGTCGGCCTCGCGCGCGAGCGTCGAACCGGCGTTGCCCGTGACAGCGATTATCGGTGCCCCCAGGCGCTTGAAGTAGGGGATCAGCGCGATGAGCTCCTGCGTTTCGCCGCTGTTGCTGAGGAAATAGCCGACGTCCTCGCGGCAGACCATTCCCAGGTCGCCGTGCGCGCCCTCCGTCGCGTGCAGGAAAAAGGCCGGCACTCCGAGCGACGCGAAGGTCGCTGCGGTCTTGCGCCCGACGTGCCCGGACTTTCCCAGCCCCGAGACGACGACGCGCCCACGGCAGCGGCTCACGAGATGCGCCGCGGCGGCCATCTCTTCGCCTATCCTTTCAGTCGCGGCCTTGAGCGCTGCGGCCTCTTTGTTCAGAATGCCCCTCCCCTCCGCCACCAGCTCTTCGACGGTATAGTTCTTCTCTTCTCTTTCGTACGGCAGATTCATTTTTATTACCTCGCGCTTATTTTACGTCCGTGAAGCCTATCTTCCCGCGGACGACCTTGTCTATCTCGTAAACCTGGCGCAGCGCCCCGCGCACGTCGGCCATCGGAATGGAATTCGGGCCGTCGCATTTGGCGCGCTCCGGGTCGGGATGCACCTCCATGAAGAGCGCGTCGACGCCTATCGCAACGGCCGCGCGCATCAGGGGCAGTGCGAAGGCGCGGTCGCCTCCGCTGCATGTCCCCATGCCGCCGGGCTTCTGCACGCTGTGCGTCGCGTCGAACATCACCGGACAGCCGAGCGCGCGCATCACAGGCAGAGAGCGGAAGTCGACCGAGAGCTCGTGATAGCCGAAGGACGTCCCGCGCTCGCAGAGAATCACGTCGCGGCAGCCGCTTTCGCGACACTTTCCGACGACGGAGGCCATGTCCTCCGGCGCCATGAACTGCGCCTTCTTGACGTTAAGCGGCCTGCCGGTCCTGCTCGCGGCCGCCAAAAGGTCCGTCTGGCGGCAGAGGAAGGCCGGTATCTGAAGCAGGTCGACGTGCTTCGCGGCGATCTCGGCCTGATATGGCTCGTGTATGTCGGTCACCACCGGCACGCCGGCCTCTTTCCCTATCTCCGAGAGCCATTCGAGCCCCCTTTCAAGCCCGGGGCCGCGGTAGCTCTTTATCGACGTCCTGTTAGCCTTGTCGAAGGACGCCTTGAATATGTAATTGAAGCCGAACTCCGCACAGTATTTTTTCATTTCGCGGGCGATCGAAAGCGCCTCGTCGAAGGTGTCGAGCACGCAGGGGCCCGCGGCGACCGTAAGTTTTTCGCCGCCGACCTCTATGTCGCGCACCTTTACTCTCTTAACGTCCATCATTCACAGCTCCTTTTTTGTCGTCTATAGCATCAAGATATTTCGTATACTTTTCGTAAACGCGGCACCGCGTCTCCCAGCCGAGCTCCTTCGCGCAGTACTCAGTCACCCTTTCGAGCGCGCCGGTGCGTCCGAGGTTTTTTATCCCCGCCTCCTGCATGAAGCGGCGCAGCCCGCTGTTCGAGAGCACGCGGAAAGCCGCCGAGGAGAGCTCCTCGGCGGTGGGGGGCACGAGGATTTCGGCGTCGCGCAGCAGCTTCTTCTGGCGCAGCTTGCCGCGCTCTATTATCGAAACGACCGGGATGCCTATGCCGGCGCAGAGCTGGTTCGCGGTGCCGCCGAGCCCTATCAGCAGCTCCGCGCCGTATGCCGCGGCCGCGACCGGCTCGCGGCATATGTTGACCGTCACATCGCCCGACGAGAGCCTCGACATATCCTCAGAGAGCGTCCAGCCGCTGAGATTCTCCGCCAGCTTTTTTATCTCTATCGTCGGCGCCGGCACCATCACAAAGCTGCATTCGATCCTGCGCGAGAGCAGCGCCGCCGCGTCGAGGATCAATTTTACATCCTCATAGGCGCGCGGGCGGCTGCCGGGAAGCAGCAGCACCTTCGCGCCTCGCTCGTCCCATGCGAAGGCCGGCGCCTTCGCCTCGTCGAGCAGGTCCATTATCGGGTTGCCGTAAAAGACAGCCGGCACTCCGCCGGCCGCGAGCTCTTTCGCCGTCTCCTCGTCTCGCGTGAAGACGAGCACGCAGCGTCTGCGCAGAAAGAATTTTTCTATCCAGAGATGCCCCGAGAGGTGGATCGTCTTGGCGGTCGCGACGAGCAGGGGCTTCATGCCCTGCCCCCATAGGACGCTCGACGCAAGATATACGTCGCCGACGCAGAGCGGCGTGCGGTAGCTGCCGATAAAGCCGCGCATCGCGTCGCGCTGCTCCTTTATCGCGACGCCGAGCCCGCAGCGCACGTCGCGCAGAAAGTCTCCTATGTGATACTTGACGACGCCGCCGCTCGGCATATCGGCCGGCGGGGATACGACGCGGATGCCGCTTTCCTCGTATGGTTTGCCGGAGCCGACGAAGGTGAAGGCGTCGATTTTCGCGCATCTGAAGCGCTCGGCCAGCTTTTTTGCAAGGACCACGCCGATCGCGTCCTCGCCGTGCCCGTTCGAGGCCACGAGGAAGGAGGGGCGCAGCCTTTCGGCTATCTTCCTGCGGAAGGCGAGAGAATCCCTGATCGCGACGGATATCGAAGGCACGTAGAGGGGGCGGTCGAAAAAGAGCCCGTGTGGAATGTTCGTCAGGTCCTTTTCTGTGCAGACGAAGCCGTCCGCTCCGACCTCGCCGGCGAAATTTTCGAGCTCCGCGACATCCTCCTCCGTCAGAAAGTGGTGGTCCCTGAAGGTGCGGCGCCCCGCAAGCTCTACTCCGAGCTCCCCGAGAAAGCTGTAAAAGCCTTCGGGGTTCCCTATCGCCGAGAGCGCGATATATCTGCCGCGCGGCGAGAAGTCCCGCGGAAGTTTTTTTTCGTCGCCGGCGGAGATGGAAAGCCAGCGGTCGAGCTTTATATCGGCGGTAAAAATTTTATCTTCGGAGACGTAAGGAGCGAGTTTTTTCTTTATCGCGGCGACGGCCTCCGGCGTAGTCTGATTCGCCTTCGTCAGCACGACTATATCGGCGCGGCGGAAGGCGGACATCGGCTCGCGCATCAGCCCGGCCGGCATTATATTGCCGTTGCCGAAGGGACAGGTGGAGTCCACGAGGACTATGTCGACGTCGCGCGCCATCTTCCTGTGCTGAAAGGTGTCGTCGGTCACGGCGACCTCAGCGCCGAGCGCGGCGAGCAGCTTGACCCCTTCGAGGCGGTTGCGCGAGACGACTATCTTCGCATCAGGCAGCCGCTTCGCGAGCATCAACGGCTCGTCCCCCGCAAAGTCGCGCCCCGTGCTCTTTTCGTCCTGCCCGATCCAGAGGGGCGGGTGCTCCTTCGTGCGGTAGCCGCGGCTCACGACGCCGGCTCTTATGCCGCTTTCGGCGAACTGCCTGACTATATATTCCGCCACCGGCGTCTTGTTCGTACCGCCGAAGCTGTTGTTGCCTATGCTCACGGTAGGGAGCGCCGGGTCGGTAACGGAAAAGATCCCGCGATTGAAAAGCTCTATGCGCAGCTTCATCCACGCCGACGCGATAAGCTGGCACGGATATAAAACGCTCCAGGGGGAAAGCCCGCTTTCGCCCCGCACGTATCTCAGATAGCTGCGCAGAAGCTTCGACATGCTACGCCTCTTCCGGCGTATGCCTGCCGTTGCCCGCCGCGTACATTTTATAGTACTGCCCTCCGGCCGCGATCAGCTCGTCGTGAGTTCCCATTTCGGCGATAGCGCCTTCCCTCAGCACGAATATCCTGTCGGCGTCGCGTATCGTCGAAAGGCGGTGGGCTATGACGATGGCGGTGCGCCCCTCCATCGCGTTGTTCATCGCTTCCTGCACCTGCTGCTCTACGAGCGTATCGAGCGAAGACGTGGCCTCGTCCATTATCAAAATCTTCGGGTCGCGCACGACGGCGCGCGCGATAGCGACGCGCTGGCGCTGCCCTCCGGAAAGAGTCACGCCGCGCTCTCCGACCTCCGTATCGAAGCCGCGCGGCAGAGTCTTGATGAAATCATAGATTCCGGCCATCTCGGCCGCCCTGACGAGGGCCTCCTTCGTCACGTTCTTGCAGCCGTAGCCGATGTTATAAGCGAGCGTGCCCTTCATAAGCACGGGGTCCTGCGGCACGACGCCGATCTGGCGGCGGTAGGATTTTATTTCGACGGCGCGTATGTCCACGCCGTCGACCTTGACCGCGCCGCCCTGCGGGTCGTAGAAGCGCATTATCAGATCCGCGATCGTCGACTTGCCGGCGCCTGTCGGGCCGACTATCGCGACCTTCTCGCCGCGCTTTATATCGAACGAAAGGCCGTTCAGAACCATTTTCGAATCGTTATAGCCGAAGCGCACGTTCTCAAAGGAGACGCGCCCCTCCATCGGCGAAAGAATCTGCGGGTTTTCTGCGACGGGGACCTCGTTCTTTTCGTCCAAAATCTCAAATATGCGATCCGCCGACGCGGCGCCCTGCTGTATCGAGCTGACGACGCGGCTCAGAGTGCGCACCGGCTGCACGAGCAGACCGATATAGGTGCAGAATGCGATGAGCCCGCCGGCCGTCAGCCTGCCGGCGATGACGCTGCGCCCGCCGCTCCAGAGGATTATCGCGAGCGCCGAAATGAGGATGACCTCGACGATTCCCTCAAGCACGCCGCGCACCTGCGTGCCCTTCATCACCGCCTTGAAGTGAAGGTCGCTCTCCTCCTTGAAGCGCTTGTATTCCTCCTCTTCGGTGGCGAAGGAGCGGACTATCTTTATCGACGAGACCGCCTCCTGCGCGATCGCCGCGACCATCGCGAGCCTGTCCTGTATCACCGCGCCGACGGAGCGCAGCTTCGACGAAGCCCTGTCTATCGCGAGCGCCGCCACGGGAATTATCAGAGATGTTACCAGCGTCAGCCGCCAGTTGAGAAAGATCAGGAAGCCTATGATGCCGACGAAAGTGACGCCCTGCACGACAAAATCTATGACGGCCGACGCAAGGATGTTCTGAAGCGTCGCGACGTCGTTCGTGATGCGCGAGAGGAATTCGCCGGAGCGCCTGCTGTAGAGGGTCGCGAGCGAGAGCCTCTGCGTGCGGTCGTAGAGCTCGAGGCGGATATCTATCACGACCTTCTGCCCGACCCACGTCATAAGATAGAGGTTCGCATAGGCGAACGCCGCCTTCAGTATATAAAGAAACACCACGCTGACGCAGAGTATGTTCAGCAGCTGCGTCTGTTTTCTTATCAGGACGTCGTCGACGACGTTCTTTATCAGCCACGGCGGGATGATCGACGCGACGGCGGAAAGTATCATGCAGACGACCGCGTAGATCAGCCGCTTTTTATACGGTACGCAGTACTTAAGGACGCGGAAGTACGACGTCCACTCCTCTTTTTTTGCGAGCTTCAGCATTTTCCCGTTCCCTTCATTATCTCTTCGCTCCAGAAATCGTAGACGCCCTCTTCGCCGAGCGTCCTGCGCGCGCGTTCCATCGTCTCTTCTATCCCGCCGCGGAACGCTTCATCGCCGTTCAGCCACGCAAGCGCGCTCTTCGTGATGTTCTCCGCGGTGGCGCTCTCCTGTAGCAGCTCCGGGAACATATCGCACCCCGCTAAGATGTTCGCCATCGCGTAATGCCGCGTCTTTATCACGCGGCGCGCCACAAAGGCCGACAGCGGATTCAGCCTGTAGGTCACTACCATGTAGCAGCCGAGAATCAGAGATTCGACCGTGATCGTGCCGCTCGCGCCTATCGCGCAGCGGGCCCGCGCCATCAGATCGCGCCCCTGGCCGGCGTAAAAGCGCACGCCGGAGCGCGTGAATTCCGAGATCATGTCGTCGTGTGCCGCCGGGTTGAGGCCGGGGGCGACGGAAAATACGGGGAGCCACCCCTCGCCGGCAAGGGCCTCCGCGCTCTCGCGCATTATCGGAAGAAGCTTTTTGATCTCGTTCCTCCTGCTGCCCGGCAGAAACGCGACCATTTTTTCAGAATCAGGAAGAGAATCGGCCGCCGCGGAGCCCGGCGCCTCTTTTCTGAACTCCTCGACGAGCGGATGCCCCATCCATTTGCTTTTGCATCCGCGCGAGAGCAGATATTCGTGCTCGAACTTAAAGAGAGGCAGACATTCGTCGACATAGCGGCGCAGAGCTTCGGCGCGGCCGCCGCGCCACGCCCACACCGAAGGCGGGGATATGTAAAATATCCGCCCACGGTAGCCGCGCCTGCGCAGCTTCGCTATAAGGTGCAGATGGAAGTCGGGGCTGTCGCAGACGACGACGGCCTCGGGCGCACGCTCGATGATGCGGCCGGACATCTCGGAGAGCAGCGAAAGTATCGACGGTATCGCCGACAGCACCTCGGTCAGCCCGAGCAGCTGAAGGCGCTCGCCCGGCCAACAAACGTCTATGCCGGCTTCGCGCGGCTCGATTCCGCCCATACCCCATATTTCGCCGTCGTAGCCTACTGCGCGCAGCTTTTTGGCGAGCGCCGCCGTATAGTGGTCGCCGGACGCTTCGCCGGAGCTTATAAAGAGCGACAAACTTCCACCCCGATCACCGAAATGTTTTTTTCCTCAGCGGCCTTGCGAAACTTTTCCGGCTCGACTATCAGAGTCCAGCCGGCGTGGAGCGCGAGGCAGGTCAGCTTCGCCTGCGCCATATGGTAAAGGGTCTCGGGGCCGACGGTCGGAATGTCGTAGCGCTCGTCCTGGTCGAGGCGCATCATCTTGGCGACGACGCCGCCCTTGCAGAGAGAGCCGGCGCGCAGAAGAGTGGCGTCCGTCCCCTCCATCGCCTCTACGGCGACGACGGAGCGCTTGTGCGTTATCACGGTCTGCCCGAAGGAGAGCGGCACGACCGCCTTGCATATCGAAAATCCGTACTCCGCGTCGTCAAGCTCTTCCTTGGTCGGCCTGCGCCCCGCTATGTGGCCGCTTTTGGCGAGCAGGTCCGGCACTATATCGCGGTAGCTGAGGACGTGAAAGCCCTCCTTTTCAAGAAAAT from Synergistes jonesii harbors:
- a CDS encoding ELM1/GtrOC1 family putative glycosyltransferase — protein: MNSGDALRVIIILSDGIRGHVNQSRGVAYWLSRLTGAEILESEVPLLTGAAKARAKAASRVLAGGTRRDARDWLAASDGDALIRRVGQWFAERNVQEGAGSVLIISAGSTAAPYNIALGYIWRCACATVMTPSAIGTEPFDFAIVPEHDCPERKPNIFVTLGSPNYVIKERLKKEAQALLSEHPSAAREKWSILVGGDDANYSVTPQWVKRRLGQILNLAQHSGADIFITTSRRTSAAAEKVVRTLAQHSHAVKYLLVASEDEFNPIPAMLGFSTEVFCTEDSVNMVSETITGGHRAVLLRVDHKGGVKGLLQRATAALVNAGALPPSALWGIPKFDLVFDHFARNGSLVEYSDWMRLRRESAEPRGEGDGPAEEFNEAKRAAKWIYDNWK
- the lpxK gene encoding tetraacyldisaccharide 4'-kinase: MSKLLRSYLRYVRGESGLSPWSVLYPCQLIASAWMKLRIELFNRGIFSVTDPALPTVSIGNNSFGGTNKTPVAEYIVRQFAESGIRAGVVSRGYRTKEHPPLWIGQDEKSTGRDFAGDEPLMLAKRLPDAKIVVSRNRLEGVKLLAALGAEVAVTDDTFQHRKMARDVDIVLVDSTCPFGNGNIMPAGLMREPMSAFRRADIVVLTKANQTTPEAVAAIKKKLAPYVSEDKIFTADIKLDRWLSISAGDEKKLPRDFSPRGRYIALSAIGNPEGFYSFLGELGVELAGRRTFRDHHFLTEEDVAELENFAGEVGADGFVCTEKDLTNIPHGLFFDRPLYVPSISVAIRDSLAFRRKIAERLRPSFLVASNGHGEDAIGVVLAKKLAERFRCAKIDAFTFVGSGKPYEESGIRVVSPPADMPSGGVVKYHIGDFLRDVRCGLGVAIKEQRDAMRGFIGSYRTPLCVGDVYLASSVLWGQGMKPLLVATAKTIHLSGHLWIEKFFLRRRCVLVFTRDEETAKELAAGGVPAVFYGNPIMDLLDEAKAPAFAWDERGAKVLLLPGSRPRAYEDVKLILDAAALLSRRIECSFVMVPAPTIEIKKLAENLSGWTLSEDMSRLSSGDVTVNICREPVAAAAYGAELLIGLGGTANQLCAGIGIPVVSIIERGKLRQKKLLRDAEILVPPTAEELSSAAFRVLSNSGLRRFMQEAGIKNLGRTGALERVTEYCAKELGWETRCRVYEKYTKYLDAIDDKKGAVNDGR
- the kdsB gene encoding 3-deoxy-manno-octulosonate cytidylyltransferase, giving the protein MKAKKFLGVIPARYASSRLPGKPLLEIGGRTMIEQVYRRALASDVFFRVVIATDDSRIYDAAEKFGADVLMTRTDHPDGSSRVAEIAAKVDADYVINIQGDEPLLDPRMLRELACGISGDGSADSATVCVPIKKEEDFLNPNIVKVVRALNGRALYFSRSPIPFRRSDAGCAVWEHLGIYAFTKEFLLKFVKLPATPLMKTESLEQLRILEHGYSMAVIATKYPSEGPNVNTPEDLEEVRRIFARRKNEER
- a CDS encoding 3-deoxy-D-manno-octulosonic acid transferase — translated: MSLLRALYGLSIDAFFALSQDSLKAKYSEGNDERQGIIPAEKISLLRGERPLWVHAVSVGEAQAAAPFIKAAREEGYGGKIVLSTTTQTGRAMAERLCSGLYDFHIYYPWDKTKFVRRALDSLRPAAFVAAETELWPNMLGECRERGVPAFLVNGRISDRTWRRISGALSKRIAARAYSLFDKILLRDEEDARRLSSIGVDAAKLHVTGDGKVDALLARKDFSARDEWLEKFGAERPIFMAGSTHAGEDEKALAAFESLRGALPDARLIIAPRHPERSDAVCRLIPPKYVFAKLSQLTPEWDILIVDKIGVLFELYGTARAAFVGGSFTDDGGQNILEPFSWGVPVQYGPHMEDFAQASRAFLAMGAADQVADEKELADAWLRVAAAEEGAKRLELSRRYFEKSRGASARAWKIIKNSLAREENR
- the kdsA gene encoding 3-deoxy-8-phosphooctulonate synthase, producing MMDVKRVKVRDIEVGGEKLTVAAGPCVLDTFDEALSIAREMKKYCAEFGFNYIFKASFDKANRTSIKSYRGPGLERGLEWLSEIGKEAGVPVVTDIHEPYQAEIAAKHVDLLQIPAFLCRQTDLLAAASRTGRPLNVKKAQFMAPEDMASVVGKCRESGCRDVILCERGTSFGYHELSVDFRSLPVMRALGCPVMFDATHSVQKPGGMGTCSGGDRAFALPLMRAAVAIGVDALFMEVHPDPERAKCDGPNSIPMADVRGALRQVYEIDKVVRGKIGFTDVK
- a CDS encoding KpsF/GutQ family sugar-phosphate isomerase, which translates into the protein MNLPYEREEKNYTVEELVAEGRGILNKEAAALKAATERIGEEMAAAAHLVSRCRGRVVVSGLGKSGHVGRKTAATFASLGVPAFFLHATEGAHGDLGMVCREDVGYFLSNSGETQELIALIPYFKRLGAPIIAVTGNAGSTLAREADIVLNCHVESEADPLKLAPTSSTTLQMALGDAVAGTATLLLGLQKEDFALFHPGGSLGKRLLLRVSDLMGTGERMPITNQGARVRDALFDITSKGYGATAVVDDEGKLVGVFTDGDLRRFIEKEGLEGLDLPVSRAMTTHPRVIAPDRLAAEAVRIVEQWEVSALIVVQEGKPVGMVHIHEILKAGVA